The following are from one region of the Klebsiella aerogenes genome:
- a CDS encoding DUF1097 domain-containing protein has protein sequence MNGLTATGITVGICAGVWQLISSHVGLQHGWELLGTIGFVAFCSFYAAGGGKAGFVKSLFVNYSGAVWAWLATLAAGAIASASGISGFWASVITTVPFSAVIVWQGRFTLTSFIPGGFLGMTLFFATGLNWTVTLLGFLAGNCVGFISEYTGRKLSEATSKGDA, from the coding sequence ATGAACGGACTCACCGCTACGGGGATCACCGTCGGTATTTGCGCAGGCGTCTGGCAGCTGATTTCCTCGCACGTTGGGCTGCAGCACGGTTGGGAATTATTGGGAACCATTGGCTTCGTCGCGTTTTGTAGTTTCTATGCGGCAGGAGGCGGCAAGGCCGGGTTTGTTAAGAGTCTGTTCGTCAACTATTCCGGGGCGGTGTGGGCCTGGTTAGCGACGCTGGCCGCCGGGGCCATTGCGTCGGCCAGCGGTATCTCGGGTTTCTGGGCAAGTGTTATCACCACGGTGCCATTTTCTGCGGTTATCGTCTGGCAAGGGCGCTTTACGCTGACCTCGTTTATTCCCGGCGGTTTCCTCGGCATGACGCTGTTTTTCGCCACCGGGTTGAACTGGACGGTGACCCTGTTGGGCTTTCTGGCGGGCAACTGCGTCGGCTTTATTTCGGAGTATACCGGGCGAAAACTCAGTGAGGCGACCAGCAAAGGCGACGCCTGA
- a CDS encoding ankyrin repeat domain-containing protein, with translation MATENSIAEYLLAADQGNVEKLKACLARGVDINACNRQGRTAITLASLNKHYACVAVLIAAGVDIDKQDQTCFNPFLLSCLNNDVELLRLILPANPDLERLTRFGGVGLTPACEKGHLEIVKILLAETEINVNHTNFVGWTPLLEAIVLNDGGATQQEIVKLLLDHGANPHMTDKYGKSPLELAWDKGFTEIAQLLVAAGA, from the coding sequence ATGGCGACGGAAAATAGTATTGCTGAATATCTTTTGGCTGCGGATCAGGGAAATGTCGAAAAATTAAAAGCCTGTTTAGCACGCGGCGTGGATATTAACGCCTGCAATCGCCAGGGGCGAACCGCCATTACGCTGGCTAGCCTGAATAAACATTATGCCTGCGTTGCTGTGTTGATTGCCGCTGGCGTCGATATTGATAAACAGGACCAAACCTGTTTTAACCCGTTTTTACTGAGCTGCCTGAATAATGACGTCGAGCTACTGCGTTTAATTCTGCCAGCAAACCCTGACCTCGAACGTTTAACTCGCTTTGGCGGCGTCGGCCTGACGCCGGCCTGCGAAAAAGGTCATCTGGAAATCGTGAAGATACTGCTGGCTGAAACCGAGATTAACGTCAACCACACCAATTTCGTCGGCTGGACGCCGCTGCTGGAAGCCATTGTCTTAAACGACGGCGGCGCGACGCAGCAGGAGATCGTTAAGCTCCTGCTGGACCACGGCGCCAATCCGCATATGACCGATAAATATGGTAAATCGCCGCTGGAACTGGCATGGGACAAGGGCTTCACCGAGATTGCCCAACTGCTGGTCGCCGCCGGAGCCTGA
- a CDS encoding DUF2877 domain-containing protein — MQALTADESFLSQRGGGRVEQVFSRAVNLLIPGKPGLMTLLCAAYDNAPNSCRLALTHFDHLFRPGESVRFTDSGIYIGDDKWIDIRNCHRWHTPRAALSPADFTRIAWRRWQDIIVEQLHEDDTLFLYRGDNPFYKAMGRELQQRREVLFSALYENKNISAAIANMLGLGIGLTPSADDYLVGLSVILFIDGHPANSFREVFLAALQCARNNTTPLSAITLEAAINQRYRESIAGLINLMINQPTTFSIEAIADIKNIGSSSGSDMLLGMADACALSQTYGGNYVS; from the coding sequence GTGCAAGCGCTAACTGCGGATGAGAGTTTCCTCTCGCAACGCGGCGGCGGACGGGTCGAGCAGGTCTTCTCGCGTGCGGTCAACCTGCTCATCCCCGGCAAGCCCGGGCTCATGACGCTACTGTGCGCCGCCTACGACAATGCACCCAATAGCTGTCGGTTAGCGCTCACCCACTTTGACCACCTGTTCCGGCCAGGGGAAAGCGTCCGGTTTACCGATTCAGGTATTTACATTGGCGATGATAAATGGATAGACATCCGCAACTGTCATCGTTGGCATACGCCGAGGGCCGCATTAAGCCCCGCAGACTTTACCCGGATAGCCTGGCGACGATGGCAAGACATTATCGTTGAGCAACTCCATGAGGACGACACGCTATTTCTCTATCGCGGCGATAATCCGTTTTATAAAGCGATGGGGCGAGAATTACAGCAACGACGAGAAGTATTATTTAGCGCGCTTTATGAAAATAAAAATATCAGCGCTGCCATCGCCAACATGCTCGGATTAGGTATTGGCCTGACGCCATCGGCGGATGATTATCTGGTGGGGCTTAGCGTTATTTTATTTATTGACGGACACCCGGCCAATTCATTCCGGGAGGTATTTTTAGCGGCGCTGCAGTGCGCCAGGAATAATACCACGCCGCTCAGCGCGATTACGCTGGAGGCGGCCATTAACCAGCGTTATCGCGAAAGTATCGCCGGGTTGATTAACCTCATGATTAATCAACCCACAACCTTTTCTATTGAGGCTATTGCCGATATTAAAAATATTGGCTCAAGTTCTGGCAGCGACATGCTATTGGGCATGGCGGATGCCTGCGCGCTGAGCCAAACGTATGGAGGGAATTATGTCAGTTAA
- the fdrA gene encoding acyl-CoA synthetase FdrA, protein MSVKIVVKKNTYFDSVSLMSISTRANKLDGVEQAFVAMATEMNKGVLNNLGLLTPELEAAKNGDLMIVINGKDGADNEQILAEIEELFSKKAESGQHEARYATLSSAKKHIPESNLAIISVNGMFAAREARQALQNDLNVMLFSDNVSIDDELALKQLAHEKGLLMMGPDCGTAIINGAALCFGNAVRRGNIGIIGASGTGSQELSVRIHDFGGGISQLIGTGGRDLSEKIGGLMMLDAIQMLEADPQTEIIALVSKPPAPAVAKKVLERARACRKPVVVCFLGRAEPPADEQGLQFARGTKEAALKAVLLSGIKQESLDLHPLNQALIADVRAQLTPQQKYIRGLFCGGTLCDETMFAVLEKHADVYSNIQPDPAYRLSDINRSIKHTFLDFGDDDFTNGKPHPMIDPTNRISRLLQEARDPEVAVIVMDFVLGFGSHEDPVGSTIDAIKEAKAIAAADGRSLTILAYVLGTDIDTPSLEQQRQMLLDAGVILASSSTNTGLLAREFICKGEEA, encoded by the coding sequence ATGTCAGTTAAAATAGTCGTGAAGAAGAATACCTATTTTGATTCCGTCTCATTAATGTCGATATCCACCCGCGCCAATAAGCTCGACGGCGTGGAGCAGGCATTTGTGGCGATGGCGACCGAAATGAACAAAGGGGTTCTGAATAACCTGGGACTGCTGACGCCGGAGCTGGAAGCGGCGAAAAACGGCGACCTGATGATTGTCATCAATGGCAAAGACGGCGCCGATAACGAGCAGATTCTGGCCGAAATTGAAGAATTGTTCAGCAAAAAAGCGGAAAGCGGCCAGCACGAAGCGCGCTATGCCACCCTGAGCAGCGCCAAAAAGCATATTCCGGAAAGCAACCTGGCCATTATTTCAGTCAACGGTATGTTTGCCGCTCGCGAAGCGCGCCAGGCGCTGCAAAACGATCTCAACGTGATGCTGTTTTCCGATAACGTTTCCATTGACGATGAGCTGGCGTTGAAACAGCTGGCCCACGAGAAAGGTCTGCTGATGATGGGGCCGGACTGCGGCACCGCCATTATTAACGGCGCGGCGCTGTGCTTCGGCAACGCGGTACGCCGCGGCAACATCGGCATCATCGGCGCCTCCGGCACCGGCAGCCAGGAACTGAGCGTACGCATCCATGATTTCGGCGGCGGCATCTCCCAGCTTATCGGCACCGGCGGTCGCGACCTGAGCGAAAAAATCGGCGGCCTGATGATGCTCGACGCGATTCAGATGCTCGAAGCGGATCCGCAAACGGAAATTATCGCCCTCGTCTCTAAGCCACCTGCTCCGGCAGTGGCGAAAAAAGTGCTGGAACGCGCCCGCGCCTGCCGTAAACCGGTGGTTGTCTGCTTCCTGGGCCGCGCCGAACCGCCAGCCGACGAGCAAGGGCTACAATTCGCCCGCGGCACCAAAGAAGCGGCGCTGAAAGCCGTTCTGCTGAGCGGCATTAAGCAAGAGAGCCTCGACCTACATCCGCTGAACCAGGCGCTCATCGCCGACGTTCGCGCGCAACTGACGCCGCAACAGAAGTACATTCGCGGCCTGTTCTGCGGCGGTACTCTGTGCGATGAAACCATGTTCGCGGTACTGGAAAAACACGCTGACGTTTACAGCAACATTCAGCCGGATCCGGCTTATCGCCTGAGCGACATCAACCGTAGCATCAAGCACACCTTCCTCGATTTCGGCGATGACGATTTCACCAACGGTAAACCGCACCCGATGATCGACCCGACCAACCGCATCAGCCGCCTGCTGCAGGAAGCGCGCGATCCCGAAGTTGCCGTTATCGTGATGGACTTCGTGCTCGGCTTTGGATCGCACGAAGATCCGGTGGGTTCAACGATCGACGCGATCAAAGAAGCGAAGGCGATTGCCGCCGCCGATGGCCGTTCGTTGACGATCCTCGCTTACGTTTTAGGCACCGATATCGATACGCCATCGCTGGAACAACAGCGCCAGATGTTGCTCGATGCGGGCGTCATTCTGGCAAGCAGCAGCACCAATACCGGTTTGCTGGCGCGTGAATTTATCTGCAAAGGGGAGGAAGCCTGA
- a CDS encoding DUF1116 domain-containing protein translates to MSQSLFNQPLNVINVGIAMFSDDLKKQHTAVTQLDWTPPGQGNMQVVEALDRIADSALADRIAAANQQALERIIQSHPVLIGFDQAINVVPGMTPKTILHAGPPVEWKNMCGAMKGAVTGALVFEGLAKDLDEAAELAASGEITFSPCHEHDCVGSMAGVTSASMFMHIVENKTYGNIAYTNMSEQMAKILRMGANDQSVIDRLNWMRDVQGPMLRDAMKIIGEIDLRLMLAQALHMGDECHNRNNAGTTLLIQALTPGIIQAGYSVEQQREVFEFVASSDYFSGPTWMAMCKAAMDAAHGIEYSTVVTTMARNGVEFGLRVSGLPGQWFTGPAQQVIGPMFAGFKPEDSGLDIGDSAITETYGIGGFAMATAPAIVALVGGTVEEAVDFSRQMREITLGENPNVTIPLLGFMGIPTAIDITRVGGSGILPVINTAIAHKDAGIGMIGAGIVHPPFACFEKAILRWCERYDV, encoded by the coding sequence ATGAGCCAGTCGCTATTTAACCAACCGTTGAACGTGATTAACGTCGGTATCGCCATGTTCAGCGACGATTTGAAAAAACAACACACCGCCGTCACCCAGCTCGACTGGACGCCGCCGGGCCAGGGCAATATGCAGGTTGTCGAGGCGCTGGACCGCATCGCCGACTCAGCGCTGGCGGACAGAATCGCCGCCGCTAACCAGCAGGCGCTGGAGCGTATTATTCAATCTCACCCGGTGCTGATTGGCTTCGACCAGGCAATCAACGTCGTTCCGGGCATGACGCCGAAAACCATTCTTCACGCCGGTCCGCCGGTTGAATGGAAAAACATGTGCGGCGCAATGAAAGGCGCAGTCACCGGCGCGCTGGTCTTCGAAGGACTGGCGAAGGATCTGGATGAAGCCGCCGAACTGGCCGCATCCGGCGAAATCACCTTCTCCCCGTGCCACGAACACGACTGCGTCGGCTCGATGGCGGGCGTAACCTCGGCATCGATGTTCATGCACATCGTCGAGAACAAAACCTACGGCAACATCGCTTATACCAACATGAGCGAACAGATGGCCAAGATCCTGCGCATGGGCGCCAACGATCAGAGCGTTATCGATCGCCTGAACTGGATGCGCGATGTGCAGGGCCCCATGCTGCGTGACGCCATGAAGATCATCGGCGAAATCGATCTGCGCTTAATGCTGGCGCAGGCGCTGCACATGGGCGACGAGTGCCATAACCGCAACAACGCTGGCACCACCCTGCTGATTCAGGCACTGACGCCGGGGATCATCCAGGCAGGCTATTCGGTAGAGCAGCAGCGCGAGGTGTTCGAATTCGTCGCCAGCAGCGATTACTTCTCCGGCCCGACGTGGATGGCGATGTGTAAAGCGGCGATGGACGCAGCCCACGGCATTGAATACAGCACCGTAGTGACCACCATGGCGCGTAACGGTGTCGAGTTCGGTCTGCGCGTCAGCGGTCTGCCGGGGCAGTGGTTTACCGGGCCGGCCCAGCAGGTTATCGGCCCGATGTTCGCCGGATTTAAACCGGAAGACTCCGGTCTGGATATCGGCGACAGCGCCATCACCGAAACCTACGGCATCGGCGGTTTCGCCATGGCAACGGCGCCAGCTATCGTCGCGCTGGTTGGCGGAACGGTGGAAGAAGCGGTCGATTTCTCACGCCAGATGCGTGAAATCACCCTTGGCGAAAACCCGAACGTGACCATTCCGCTGCTCGGTTTTATGGGGATCCCGACCGCTATCGACATCACCCGTGTCGGCGGCAGCGGTATTTTACCGGTGATCAACACCGCTATCGCCCATAAAGACGCCGGGATCGGCATGATCGGCGCCGGTATCGTCCACCCGCCGTTCGCCTGTTTCGAAAAAGCGATCCTCCGCTGGTGCGAACGTTACGACGTATAA
- a CDS encoding carbamate kinase family protein, translated as MKELIVVAIGGNSIIKDNASQSIEHQAEAVKSVASTVLEMLASDYNVVLTHGNGPQVGLDLRRSEIAHEREGLPLTPLANCVADTQGGIGYLIQQALNNRLAQRGEQKAVTVVTQVEVDKNDPGFTHPTKPIGAFFSESQRDELQQAHPDWRFVEDSGRGYRRVVASPEPKRIVEAEAIKALTQQGFVVIGAGGGGIPVVRSPQGDYQSVDAVIDKDLSTALLAREIHADILVITTGVEKVCVNFGKPNQQALDTVGISEMTRYMQEGHFPAGSMLPKIVASLAFLQHGGKRVIITTPECLPAALRGETGTHIVHD; from the coding sequence ATGAAAGAACTCATCGTCGTTGCCATTGGCGGCAACAGCATTATTAAAGACAACGCCAGCCAGTCGATCGAACATCAGGCTGAGGCCGTCAAGTCGGTGGCCAGCACGGTGCTGGAGATGCTGGCATCAGACTATAACGTAGTGCTGACCCACGGCAATGGCCCGCAGGTCGGGCTTGATTTACGCCGTTCCGAGATTGCCCACGAGCGTGAGGGCCTGCCGCTGACGCCGCTGGCTAACTGCGTCGCCGATACCCAGGGCGGCATCGGCTACCTGATTCAGCAGGCGCTAAATAACCGCCTCGCCCAGCGCGGCGAGCAAAAGGCGGTCACCGTCGTCACGCAAGTGGAGGTCGATAAAAACGATCCGGGCTTTACCCACCCGACCAAGCCTATCGGCGCTTTCTTTAGCGAAAGCCAGCGCGACGAACTGCAGCAGGCGCATCCTGACTGGCGCTTTGTCGAAGATTCCGGCCGCGGCTATCGTCGGGTTGTCGCTTCGCCGGAGCCGAAGCGCATCGTCGAAGCCGAGGCCATCAAGGCGCTGACCCAGCAAGGGTTTGTGGTGATCGGCGCCGGCGGCGGCGGGATCCCGGTCGTTCGCAGCCCGCAAGGCGACTACCAGAGTGTGGATGCGGTGATCGATAAAGATCTCTCAACGGCCCTACTGGCCCGCGAAATTCATGCTGATATTCTGGTGATCACCACCGGCGTTGAAAAAGTGTGCGTCAATTTCGGCAAGCCTAATCAGCAGGCACTGGATACCGTCGGCATCAGTGAAATGACCCGCTATATGCAGGAAGGCCACTTCCCGGCGGGCAGCATGCTGCCAAAAATCGTCGCCAGCCTCGCGTTCCTGCAACACGGCGGCAAGCGGGTGATCATCACCACGCCGGAATGTCTGCCTGCCGCGCTGCGCGGCGAAACGGGAACCCATATTGTGCATGACTAA
- a CDS encoding amidohydrolase family protein produces the protein MNKDNSRREFLTQSGKMVTAAALLAAGAPAVYAAGSQPSTATCDNKGAVNIADKHYYLDNVLLESGFEYENGVVVHTRTELQTLEIKDGKIIALRGNKSHPDATLPRYDAGGKLMLPAMRDMHIHLDKTFYGGPWRSLNRPAGTTIQDMIKLEQKLLPELQPYTQAHAEKLIDLIQSKGSSIARSHCNIEPVSGLKNLENLQEVLARRKPGFDCEIVAFPQHGLLLSKSESLVREAMQAGAHYVGGLDPTNVDGAMEKSLDTMFQIALDYNKGVDIHLHETSPAGVAAVNYMVETVEKTPELKGKLTISHAFALATMNEQQVDAIATRMAAQQITIASTVPIGTLHMPLQQLREKGVFLMTGTDSVIDHWSPYGLGDMLEKANLYAQLYIRPNEQTLSRSLAIATGDVLPLNDKGERVWPKAQDDASFVLVDASCSAEAVARISPRTATFHKGNMVWGSVGA, from the coding sequence ATGAACAAAGACAATAGCCGTCGTGAATTTCTAACTCAAAGCGGAAAAATGGTCACCGCCGCCGCCCTGCTGGCAGCGGGCGCGCCTGCGGTGTATGCCGCTGGCAGCCAGCCATCCACCGCCACCTGTGATAATAAAGGCGCGGTCAACATCGCCGATAAGCATTACTACCTCGATAATGTGCTGCTGGAAAGCGGCTTCGAGTATGAAAACGGCGTGGTCGTTCATACTCGTACCGAACTGCAAACGCTGGAAATAAAAGACGGCAAAATCATCGCTCTGCGCGGCAATAAGAGCCACCCGGACGCCACGCTGCCGCGCTACGACGCGGGCGGTAAGCTGATGCTGCCAGCAATGCGCGACATGCATATCCATCTGGATAAAACCTTTTACGGCGGCCCGTGGCGTTCGCTGAACCGTCCGGCAGGCACCACGATTCAGGATATGATCAAGCTCGAGCAAAAACTGTTGCCGGAGCTACAGCCATACACCCAGGCGCATGCTGAGAAGCTTATCGATCTGATTCAATCCAAAGGCTCCAGCATCGCCCGCAGCCACTGTAATATCGAACCGGTATCCGGGCTAAAAAACCTCGAAAACCTGCAAGAAGTGCTAGCGCGGCGTAAACCGGGATTCGATTGCGAAATCGTCGCCTTCCCGCAGCACGGGTTGCTGCTGTCGAAATCGGAATCGCTGGTACGCGAAGCCATGCAGGCTGGCGCGCACTACGTGGGCGGTCTCGATCCGACCAACGTCGATGGCGCGATGGAAAAGTCGCTCGATACCATGTTCCAGATTGCGCTGGATTACAATAAAGGGGTCGATATTCACCTCCATGAAACCAGCCCGGCGGGCGTGGCGGCGGTGAACTATATGGTGGAAACCGTGGAAAAGACGCCGGAGCTGAAAGGTAAGCTGACCATCAGCCACGCCTTCGCGCTGGCGACCATGAATGAGCAGCAGGTTGACGCGATCGCCACCCGCATGGCGGCGCAGCAAATTACCATCGCCTCTACCGTGCCAATCGGCACCTTGCACATGCCGCTGCAGCAATTGCGTGAAAAGGGGGTCTTCTTAATGACCGGCACCGATAGCGTGATTGACCACTGGTCGCCGTACGGCCTTGGCGACATGCTGGAAAAAGCCAATCTCTACGCCCAGCTGTACATCCGCCCGAATGAGCAGACCCTGTCGCGCTCGCTGGCGATCGCTACCGGCGACGTGCTGCCGCTGAATGATAAAGGCGAGCGAGTCTGGCCGAAGGCGCAAGATGACGCCAGCTTTGTGCTGGTCGATGCCTCCTGCTCCGCCGAAGCCGTGGCGCGGATCTCCCCACGTACCGCTACCTTCCATAAAGGCAACATGGTCTGGGGCAGCGTCGGCGCGTAA
- the lysS gene encoding lysine--tRNA ligase: protein MSEQQAQGADEAIDLNNELKTRREKLAALREQGVAFPNDFRRDHTSDQLHAEFDAKDNDELASLNVEVSVAGRMMTRRIMGKASFVTLQDVGGRIQLYVARDDLPEGVYNEQFKKWDLGDIIAARGKLFKTQTGELSIHCSELRLLTKALRPLPDKFHGLQDQEVRYRQRYLDLIANEESRHTFRIRSQILATMRQFMVARGFMEVETPMMQVIPGGASARPFITHHNALDLDMYLRIAPELYLKRLVVGGFERVFEINRNFRNEGISVRHNPEFTMMELYMAYADYKDLIELTESLFRTLAQTVLGKTEVPYGDQMFDFGKPFEKLTMREAIKKHRPETSMADLDNFDAAKALAESLGIQVEKSWGLGRIVTEIFDEVAEAHLIQPTFITEYPAEVSPLARRNDLNPDITDRFEFFIGGREIGNGFSELNDAEDQAQRFQDQVNAKAAGDDEAMFYDEDYVTALEYGLPPTAGLGIGIDRMVMLFTNSHTIRDVILFPAMRPQK, encoded by the coding sequence ATGTCTGAACAACAAGCACAAGGTGCCGATGAGGCAATTGACCTTAATAATGAACTGAAAACTCGTCGCGAAAAATTGGCTGCGCTGCGTGAGCAAGGCGTCGCCTTCCCGAACGATTTCCGTCGCGATCATACCTCTGACCAATTGCACGCTGAATTTGATGCGAAGGATAACGATGAACTCGCTTCCTTGAACGTTGAAGTCTCTGTTGCTGGCCGTATGATGACCCGCCGTATCATGGGTAAAGCCTCCTTCGTCACCCTCCAGGACGTCGGCGGCCGTATTCAGCTGTACGTCGCGCGTGACGATCTGCCGGAAGGCGTCTACAACGAACAGTTTAAAAAATGGGATCTCGGCGACATCATCGCCGCCCGCGGTAAGTTGTTCAAAACGCAAACCGGCGAACTGTCTATTCACTGCAGTGAGCTGCGTCTGCTGACCAAAGCTCTGCGACCGCTGCCGGATAAATTCCACGGCCTGCAGGATCAGGAAGTCCGCTATCGTCAGCGCTATCTGGATCTGATCGCCAACGAAGAGTCGCGCCATACTTTCCGTATCCGCTCGCAGATCCTGGCGACGATGCGTCAGTTCATGGTCGCCCGCGGTTTTATGGAAGTCGAAACCCCGATGATGCAGGTGATCCCGGGCGGCGCTTCCGCGCGTCCGTTCATCACCCATCACAATGCGCTGGATCTGGATATGTACCTGCGTATCGCGCCGGAACTGTATCTGAAACGTCTGGTGGTCGGCGGTTTTGAACGGGTGTTTGAAATCAACCGCAACTTCCGTAACGAAGGGATCTCTGTACGCCATAACCCAGAGTTCACCATGATGGAACTGTACATGGCGTATGCGGATTACAAAGACCTGATCGAACTGACCGAGTCGCTGTTCCGCACGCTGGCGCAGACGGTGCTGGGCAAAACCGAAGTGCCGTATGGCGACCAGATGTTTGACTTCGGTAAGCCGTTTGAAAAACTGACCATGCGCGAAGCCATCAAGAAACACCGCCCGGAAACCAGCATGGCGGATCTGGATAACTTTGATGCAGCGAAAGCGCTGGCGGAATCTCTCGGTATTCAGGTGGAGAAAAGCTGGGGGCTGGGACGTATCGTCACTGAAATCTTCGACGAAGTGGCGGAAGCGCATCTGATTCAGCCGACCTTCATCACCGAATATCCGGCAGAAGTTTCACCGCTGGCGCGCCGCAATGATCTGAATCCGGACATCACCGACCGTTTCGAATTCTTTATCGGCGGCCGCGAAATCGGTAACGGTTTCAGCGAGCTGAACGATGCGGAAGACCAGGCGCAGCGCTTCCAGGATCAGGTCAATGCCAAAGCGGCGGGTGATGACGAAGCGATGTTCTACGACGAAGACTACGTGACCGCGCTGGAGTACGGCCTGCCGCCGACCGCCGGTCTGGGCATCGGTATCGACCGGATGGTGATGCTGTTCACCAACAGCCACACCATCCGCGATGTGATCCTGTTCCCGGCCATGCGCCCGCAGAAATAA
- a CDS encoding oligopeptide:H+ symporter — protein sequence MKTPSQPRAIYYIVAIQIWEYFSFYGMRALLILYLTHQLGFDDSHAISLFSAYASLVYVTPILGGWLADRLLGNRTAVIAGALLMTLGHVVLGVESDSIWSLYLALAIIICGYGLFKSNISCLLGELYAIDDHRRDGGFSLLYAAGNVGSIAAPIACGLAAQWYGWHIGFALAGIGMFIGLMIFLSGSRYFRGTRGVDKQALRAVTFALPTWGWLVVMLCLAPVFFTLLLEHNGAGYLLAIVCLFAAQMVARIMIKSPQHRRALWQIVLLMLTGTLFWVLAQQGGSSISLFIDHFVNRRLLNIEVPTALFQSVNAVAVMAAGVVLAWLIRPEGRTRSVLKTWLKFAFGLLLMGGGFMLLALNARHGAVDGQASMGMMIAGLAMMGFAELFIDPVAMAQITRLNMPGVTGVLTGIYMLATGAVANWLAGVVAQQTTESQISETAIAAYQHFFSQMGEWTLGCVAVIVLLALVASCSVGKRRTAAQGDKLVSPGSPAKAFTPRAGGQ from the coding sequence ATGAAAACACCCTCACAGCCGCGCGCGATTTACTACATCGTGGCGATCCAGATCTGGGAGTACTTCAGCTTTTACGGCATGCGCGCCTTACTCATCCTCTATCTCACCCATCAACTTGGCTTTGACGACAGCCACGCCATCAGTCTGTTCAGCGCTTACGCATCCCTGGTTTACGTTACCCCTATTCTCGGCGGCTGGCTTGCCGACCGCCTGCTCGGCAACCGCACGGCGGTGATTGCCGGGGCGCTGTTGATGACCCTCGGCCATGTGGTGCTGGGCGTCGAATCGGATTCCATCTGGAGCCTCTATCTGGCGTTGGCGATCATTATTTGCGGCTATGGCTTGTTCAAATCCAACATTAGCTGCCTGCTCGGCGAACTGTACGCCATTGACGATCACCGTCGCGACGGCGGCTTCTCGCTGCTGTATGCCGCCGGCAACGTCGGCTCGATCGCCGCGCCTATCGCCTGCGGTTTGGCGGCGCAGTGGTACGGCTGGCATATCGGCTTCGCGCTGGCGGGGATTGGTATGTTCATCGGCTTGATGATCTTCTTAAGCGGCAGCCGTTACTTCCGCGGCACCCGCGGTGTCGATAAACAGGCGCTGCGCGCGGTGACATTTGCGCTGCCGACCTGGGGTTGGCTGGTGGTCATGCTGTGCCTGGCGCCGGTGTTCTTCACGCTGCTGTTAGAACACAACGGGGCCGGTTATCTGCTGGCGATCGTTTGCCTGTTCGCCGCGCAAATGGTGGCGCGGATCATGATCAAATCGCCGCAGCACCGCCGCGCGTTATGGCAAATCGTCCTGCTGATGCTAACCGGCACGTTGTTCTGGGTGCTGGCGCAGCAGGGCGGTAGCTCAATTAGCCTGTTTATCGATCACTTTGTGAATCGTCGCCTGCTGAATATTGAAGTGCCGACCGCGCTGTTCCAGTCGGTTAACGCGGTGGCGGTGATGGCGGCGGGCGTTGTGCTGGCGTGGTTGATCCGCCCGGAGGGGCGTACCCGTTCGGTGTTGAAAACATGGCTGAAATTTGCCTTTGGTCTGCTGCTGATGGGGGGCGGATTTATGTTGCTGGCTCTCAATGCCCGCCATGGCGCAGTGGATGGTCAGGCGTCGATGGGCATGATGATCGCCGGATTAGCGATGATGGGCTTTGCCGAACTGTTTATCGATCCGGTGGCGATGGCGCAGATCACCCGCCTGAACATGCCCGGCGTCACCGGGGTATTGACCGGCATTTATATGCTGGCCACTGGCGCTGTCGCCAACTGGCTGGCGGGCGTGGTCGCACAGCAAACCACTGAATCGCAAATCAGCGAGACGGCGATCGCCGCTTATCAACATTTCTTCTCGCAGATGGGCGAGTGGACCCTCGGCTGCGTAGCGGTCATCGTGCTGCTGGCGCTGGTGGCCAGCTGCAGCGTTGGCAAACGCCGTACGGCTGCTCAGGGTGACAAACTCGTGTCACCTGGTAGTCCGGCTAAGGCGTTTACGCCGCGAGCCGGGGGGCAATAA